AAAATATACTGTAATTATAACTGAACATATTAAAAATCCTATTTAGTCTTGCCAAACATTGCTAAGGGCAAGAAAAATAAAGCCAATGGCGGCCATACTTTTTAATAATTTGATGGGTAAAAATTCACCAATACCCGCCCCGATGATTACCCCAAGAAAACTGGCTAGGATGAGGGCGGCAACGGAGCCTAAAAAGACTGCTTGGGGTGATTTGGAACTACCACTAAGGGCGATCGCCGCTAACTGACTCTTATCACCTATCTCTGCAATAAAAACCGTAATAAAAGTCAAACTTAAAAGATCCCAATTCATAAAATATATAAAAAATTAGTTAATAAAAAATAAACAAAAAAAAAGAGAAAAATTAGATACAAAATAAAAAAATAAAATTGGCAAAAATTGCCATAACAGGTAAAATTATATAACAAATTGAAATGATTATAAATAATTAAATGAGAATTTTAGTTACAGGCGGTGCAGGATTCATAGGCTCTCACCTCATCGACTCCCTCATGGCTCAAGGTCATGAAATCTTATGCCTAGATAACTTCTATACAGGGGAAAAAGGTAACATCGATCAATGGCTAGATCATCACAACTTTGAGTTAATTCGCCATGATATTACCGAACCCATCCGCTTAGAAGTAGATCAAATATACCACCTTGCTTGTCCTGCTTCTCCCGTTCATTATCAATTTAATCCTGTGAAAACTATCAAAACCAATGTCATGGGAACTTTAAATATGTTGGGTTTAGCCAAGAGGGTAAAAGCTAGATTTTTACTAGCCTCCACTTCCGAAGTTTATGGAGATCCGACCGTACATCCTCAAACTGAAGAATATCGGGGTAACGTAAACTGTATTGGTCCTCGTTCTTGTTACGATGAAGGGAAAAGAGTGGCTGAAACCCTCGCCTTTGACTATTACCGAGAGCATAAAATTGATATAAGAGTGGCTCGCATTTTCAACACCTATGGCCCAAGAATGTTAGAAAGAGATGGTCGGGTAGTGAGTAACTTTGTGGCTCAAGCCATTAGGGGAATTCCTTTAACCGTATATGGAGATGGCACCCAAACTCGGAGTTTTTGCTATGTTTCTGATTTGGTAGCAGGGTTAATTGCCCTCATG
The sequence above is a segment of the Cyanobacterium stanieri PCC 7202 genome. Coding sequences within it:
- a CDS encoding NAD-dependent epimerase/dehydratase (PFAM: NAD dependent epimerase/dehydratase family~COGs: COG0451 Nucleoside-diphosphate-sugar epimerase~InterPro IPR001509~KEGG: cyc:PCC7424_1851 NAD-dependent epimerase/dehydratase~PFAM: NAD-dependent epimerase/dehydratase~SPTR: Putative UDP-glucuronic acid decarboxylase), which translates into the protein MRILVTGGAGFIGSHLIDSLMAQGHEILCLDNFYTGEKGNIDQWLDHHNFELIRHDITEPIRLEVDQIYHLACPASPVHYQFNPVKTIKTNVMGTLNMLGLAKRVKARFLLASTSEVYGDPTVHPQTEEYRGNVNCIGPRSCYDEGKRVAETLAFDYYREHKIDIRVARIFNTYGPRMLERDGRVVSNFVAQAIRGIPLTVYGDGTQTRSFCYVSDLVAGLIALMEGDYIGPVNLGNPGEYTILELAKTVQEMVNPDAQLVYKPLPEDDPLQRQPDITKAKEYLNWEPSIPLQEGLKLTIDDFKQRIRAEGK
- a CDS encoding protein of unknown function UPF0016 (PFAM: Uncharacterized protein family UPF0016~COGs: COG2119 membrane protein~InterPro IPR001727~KEGG: cyt:cce_2794 hypothetical protein~PFAM: protein of unknown function UPF0016~SPTR: Putative uncharacterized protein): MNWDLLSLTFITVFIAEIGDKSQLAAIALSGSSKSPQAVFLGSVAALILASFLGVIIGAGIGEFLPIKLLKSMAAIGFIFLALSNVWQD